One segment of Geomonas ferrireducens DNA contains the following:
- a CDS encoding MalY/PatB family protein, with the protein MTGNFDFDEIIDRRGTASEKWDKYEGRDIIPLWVADMDFRSPPPVIEALHERVSHGVFGYTAPPGGLAAAVIASLEAEYNWQVKKEWITWLPGLVTGLNVSCRAVGEPGDDVITFTPVYPPFMSAPPLSGRNVIKVPLACEEGHWGLDLAALEAAVTPRTRQLLLCSPHNPVGRVWSREELTALDAFAARHELVICSDDIHAGLVLEPGVAHIPIATLSPETSRRTITLMAPSKTYNVPGLGCSFAVIEDDTLRRAFRKAMGRIVPHVNLLGYTAAEAAYRYGEPWRRELVEYLRENRDLVEREMTALGLPVARVEATYLSWIDVRTTGIEDPVAFFENAGVGLSGGSDFGLPGYVRLNFGCRRELLREALRRMRAALEGVPGR; encoded by the coding sequence ATGACGGGCAACTTCGATTTCGACGAGATCATCGACCGGCGCGGCACTGCGAGCGAAAAGTGGGACAAGTACGAGGGGCGGGACATCATCCCGCTCTGGGTGGCGGACATGGATTTCCGCTCGCCCCCGCCGGTCATCGAGGCGCTGCACGAGCGGGTGAGCCACGGCGTCTTCGGCTACACCGCCCCCCCGGGGGGGCTCGCGGCCGCGGTGATCGCGTCGCTCGAGGCGGAGTACAACTGGCAGGTCAAAAAGGAGTGGATCACCTGGCTGCCGGGTCTCGTCACCGGCCTTAACGTCTCCTGCCGCGCCGTGGGTGAGCCGGGCGACGACGTCATCACCTTCACCCCGGTTTATCCCCCCTTCATGTCGGCCCCGCCCCTCTCGGGAAGAAACGTGATCAAGGTGCCGCTTGCCTGCGAGGAAGGGCACTGGGGCCTAGACCTTGCCGCCCTGGAGGCGGCGGTGACCCCGAGGACGCGCCAGCTCCTTCTGTGCAGCCCGCACAACCCTGTGGGACGGGTCTGGAGCCGCGAGGAATTGACCGCGCTTGACGCCTTCGCCGCGCGCCACGAACTTGTGATCTGCAGCGATGATATCCACGCCGGGCTGGTCCTTGAGCCCGGTGTCGCCCACATCCCGATCGCCACCCTTTCCCCGGAGACGAGCCGGCGCACCATCACGCTCATGGCGCCGAGCAAGACCTACAACGTCCCGGGCCTTGGCTGCTCCTTCGCCGTCATCGAGGACGACACCCTCCGTCGTGCCTTCAGGAAGGCGATGGGGCGCATCGTCCCCCACGTGAACCTCCTGGGTTACACCGCGGCCGAGGCGGCCTACCGGTACGGCGAGCCGTGGCGCCGGGAACTGGTCGAGTACCTGCGCGAAAACCGCGACCTCGTGGAGCGGGAGATGACCGCACTGGGACTCCCCGTGGCCCGGGTGGAGGCGACCTACCTTTCCTGGATCGACGTGCGGACCACCGGGATCGAGGATCCGGTGGCGTTCTTCGAGAACGCAGGTGTTGGGCTCTCCGGGGGGAGCGACTTCGGACTTCCCGGATACGTGAGGCTCAATTTCGGCTGCCGCCGCGAGCTCCTGCGGGAGGCGCTCAGGCGCATGAGGGCGGCCCTGGAGGGGGTGCCCGGGAGGTGA
- a CDS encoding DsrE family protein codes for MLKRLLPLLFLLLFAGVSQAAPKPDDHEALAGLKSARVIFDVRVPDLERLIFNLELLAETLEGMNAQGVRPEMVVSFRGPGVKLLTASVIDKEALELIRGLKKQGVRFEVCSVAVRVFKADPAQLVPEVKLVGNGLTSLIGYQNKGYAVITLN; via the coding sequence ATGCTGAAACGGTTGCTGCCGCTTTTGTTTTTGCTGCTGTTCGCTGGGGTGTCGCAGGCAGCACCCAAGCCTGACGACCACGAGGCGTTGGCCGGGCTTAAGAGCGCGCGGGTCATCTTCGATGTCCGGGTCCCGGACCTGGAAAGGCTCATTTTCAACCTGGAGCTCCTCGCCGAGACGCTGGAAGGGATGAATGCCCAGGGGGTGCGCCCGGAGATGGTGGTTTCCTTCCGCGGGCCGGGTGTGAAACTGCTGACCGCTTCCGTGATCGACAAGGAGGCGCTGGAACTGATCAGGGGGCTTAAGAAGCAGGGGGTGCGTTTCGAGGTCTGCTCGGTGGCGGTGCGGGTCTTCAAGGCGGATCCCGCGCAACTGGTCCCTGAGGTGAAGCTGGTGGGAAACGGGCTCACCTCGCTGATCGGCTACCAGAACAAGGGTTACGCGGTGATCACCCTCAATTGA
- a CDS encoding GMP reductase: MFLESDVKLGFSDVLIRPKRSNLKSRSQVDLQRHFRFLHSKYDWTGVPVIAANMDTTGTFEVADRLAEHGMLTALHKHYTIAQWDAWLENHNHGDDIYNRIMVSTGTSDADFDKFSTIIANHPKLQFICIDVANGYAESFVEFVQRARDAFPEKTIVAGNVVTGEMVEELLLSGADIVKVGIGPGSVCTTRVKAGVGYPQLSAVIECADAAHGLGGRIISDGGCTCPGDVAKAFGGGADFVMLGGMLAGHDESGGQVVERGGRQFKLFYGMSSATAMDKHSGGVAHYRASEGKTVEVPYRGPIDETVRDILGGVRSACTYVGASALKELTKRTTFIRVQEQENRIFG, from the coding sequence ATGTTTCTCGAGAGTGACGTAAAGCTTGGATTCAGTGACGTGCTGATCCGACCGAAGCGCTCGAACCTGAAAAGCAGGTCACAGGTCGATCTGCAGCGGCACTTCAGATTCCTGCATAGCAAATACGACTGGACCGGCGTGCCGGTCATCGCCGCCAACATGGACACCACAGGCACCTTCGAAGTGGCGGACCGGCTGGCGGAACACGGGATGCTGACCGCGCTGCACAAACACTACACCATCGCGCAGTGGGACGCCTGGCTGGAAAACCACAACCATGGCGACGACATCTACAACCGCATCATGGTAAGCACCGGCACCTCGGATGCCGATTTCGACAAGTTCTCCACCATCATCGCCAACCACCCGAAGCTGCAGTTCATCTGCATCGACGTCGCGAACGGCTATGCGGAGAGCTTCGTCGAATTCGTGCAGCGGGCGCGCGACGCTTTTCCGGAGAAGACCATCGTCGCGGGCAACGTGGTCACCGGCGAGATGGTCGAGGAACTCCTCCTGTCGGGGGCGGACATCGTGAAGGTCGGCATCGGCCCCGGCTCGGTCTGCACGACGCGGGTGAAGGCGGGCGTCGGCTATCCGCAGCTCTCCGCGGTGATTGAGTGCGCCGACGCGGCGCACGGCCTCGGGGGGAGGATCATCTCCGACGGCGGCTGCACCTGCCCCGGTGACGTCGCCAAGGCGTTCGGGGGAGGGGCCGATTTCGTAATGCTCGGGGGGATGTTAGCCGGCCACGACGAGAGCGGCGGCCAGGTGGTGGAACGCGGGGGGCGGCAGTTCAAGCTCTTCTACGGCATGAGCTCCGCGACCGCTATGGACAAGCATTCCGGGGGCGTCGCCCATTACCGGGCATCGGAGGGGAAGACGGTGGAAGTCCCCTACCGGGGACCGATCGACGAGACGGTGCGCGACATCCTCGGCGGGGTGCGTTCGGCCTGCACCTACGTCGGCGCCTCGGCGCTAAAAGAGCTCACCAAGAGGACCACCTTCATCCGGGTGCAGGAACAGGAGAACAGGATCTTCGGGTAA
- a CDS encoding MFS transporter: protein MLDHRQRRQRWIIFGILSLIYILVYFYRVSLAVVAKDVARDLKLTPAELGSLSSILFYVYAAAQIPLGPMIDRLGSRVVISGCGVLTAVGGILFSQASGMGQALVARVFIGVGTAAVLMATFSLFSHWFTKQEFGKASGLMVAVGNMGNLAGTAPLALAVSWIGWRNSFLTVGVMQALATLLVFLVVKDRPATACENTTSEPAPAAMGMLEAWKRITSNRDFWLLAGLAFAWYGCYLAVQGLWGGPYLMEVLKLTREETGRMLMCTSIGFICGSLVIDSIARKLVRSYKKTFLGGQIVLLILMTAFQGPLDHLSMPLLAIFFLCLGLAVSSGVMIYPINRSMFPVSIVGTALTSINLFVLLGAASVQQIMGGIIGAVGKTTPEATAQAFHSAFLFPVGVQALAAAMFFFARDYWEK, encoded by the coding sequence ATGCTCGATCACCGTCAGCGCCGTCAGCGCTGGATTATCTTTGGCATACTGTCACTGATCTACATCCTCGTTTACTTCTACCGCGTCTCGCTCGCGGTGGTTGCCAAGGACGTCGCGCGTGACCTTAAGCTGACGCCTGCCGAGCTAGGCTCCCTCTCAAGCATCCTCTTCTATGTCTATGCCGCGGCGCAGATCCCGCTGGGACCGATGATCGACCGGCTGGGGAGCCGCGTGGTGATCAGCGGCTGCGGTGTGCTGACCGCCGTTGGGGGGATCCTCTTCTCGCAGGCGTCCGGTATGGGGCAGGCGCTCGTGGCGCGCGTATTCATCGGCGTCGGGACCGCGGCAGTCCTCATGGCTACCTTCAGCCTCTTCAGTCACTGGTTCACCAAGCAGGAATTCGGCAAGGCGTCCGGCCTCATGGTGGCGGTGGGGAACATGGGGAATCTGGCGGGAACGGCGCCGCTTGCCCTGGCCGTCTCCTGGATCGGCTGGCGCAACTCGTTTCTGACCGTCGGCGTGATGCAGGCGCTTGCAACGCTGCTCGTTTTCCTGGTGGTAAAGGACCGGCCCGCTACAGCCTGTGAGAACACGACGAGCGAGCCTGCACCCGCGGCGATGGGGATGCTGGAGGCATGGAAGCGGATCACGAGCAACCGTGACTTCTGGCTCCTGGCCGGGCTCGCCTTCGCCTGGTACGGCTGCTATCTCGCGGTGCAGGGGTTATGGGGCGGCCCGTACCTTATGGAGGTGTTGAAGCTTACACGGGAAGAGACGGGGCGGATGCTCATGTGCACCTCGATCGGCTTCATCTGCGGCAGCCTCGTCATCGACAGCATCGCCCGAAAGCTGGTGCGTTCCTACAAGAAGACCTTTCTCGGCGGACAGATCGTCCTGCTCATCCTGATGACGGCCTTCCAGGGGCCGCTCGACCACCTCTCCATGCCGCTTCTGGCAATATTCTTCCTCTGCTTAGGACTCGCCGTTTCGAGCGGCGTCATGATCTACCCCATCAACCGCTCCATGTTCCCGGTCTCCATCGTAGGCACCGCCCTCACCTCGATCAACCTGTTCGTGCTGCTCGGTGCGGCGTCGGTGCAGCAGATCATGGGTGGGATCATCGGTGCGGTCGGGAAAACGACGCCGGAAGCGACGGCGCAGGCTTTCCATTCGGCGTTCCTTTTCCCGGTCGGCGTTCAGGCGCTGGCCGCGGCCATGTTCTTCTTCGCAAGGGATTACTGGGAAAAATAG
- a CDS encoding tRNA dihydrouridine synthase → MLAPMQGLTNRALREAFTTWVRPDVVWTEFMRVNSQSEKKLLMPGDLREIAPAENGVPLVVQLIGHGRDALVAAARTAQNAGAVHINLNMGCPYGRMTSGLTGGGMLKRPELLEEIIPALRETIHGSFSVKIRAGYEDPRQIFSLLPLFEKARVDFLVLHPRTVRQAYEGLADHAVTAEVIRQTSIPVIANGDIRSTAFGLKLLEETGAAGLMLGRGGVGDPMLFERLRGRAAAEPDPAERRAMLHRYLNDLLPRFCALFCGDMQVLGKIKGVVSQVEDPELARELKQFTRAKNLHAFRAVMEALAG, encoded by the coding sequence ATGCTCGCACCGATGCAGGGGCTTACCAACCGCGCCCTGCGCGAGGCGTTCACCACCTGGGTGCGTCCGGACGTGGTGTGGACCGAGTTCATGCGGGTGAACTCCCAATCCGAGAAAAAGCTCCTCATGCCGGGCGACCTGCGCGAGATAGCCCCAGCCGAGAACGGCGTGCCGCTCGTGGTGCAGCTGATCGGGCACGGCCGCGACGCGCTGGTCGCCGCGGCCAGGACGGCGCAGAACGCGGGGGCGGTGCACATCAACCTGAACATGGGATGCCCCTACGGCCGCATGACCAGCGGGTTGACCGGAGGGGGGATGTTGAAGCGCCCGGAGCTTCTCGAGGAGATCATCCCTGCGCTGCGGGAGACCATCCACGGCTCCTTCTCGGTGAAGATCCGCGCCGGCTACGAAGATCCCCGGCAGATCTTCTCGCTCCTTCCGCTCTTCGAAAAGGCGCGCGTCGACTTCCTCGTGCTGCATCCGCGCACGGTGCGCCAGGCGTACGAGGGGCTGGCCGACCACGCCGTCACCGCCGAGGTGATCAGGCAGACCTCCATACCGGTCATCGCCAACGGCGACATCCGGAGCACCGCCTTCGGCCTGAAGCTCCTCGAGGAGACCGGTGCCGCCGGGCTCATGCTCGGGCGCGGCGGCGTCGGCGATCCGATGCTCTTCGAGAGGCTGCGCGGTCGTGCCGCCGCCGAGCCTGATCCTGCGGAACGGCGCGCCATGCTGCACCGCTACCTGAACGACCTCCTGCCCCGCTTCTGCGCGCTCTTCTGCGGCGACATGCAGGTGCTCGGCAAGATCAAGGGGGTCGTCTCGCAGGTTGAAGACCCGGAACTCGCGCGCGAGCTGAAGCAGTTCACCCGCGCCAAGAACCTGCACGCCTTCCGCGCCGTCATGGAAGCCCTCGCCGGCTAA
- a CDS encoding FKBP-type peptidyl-prolyl cis-trans isomerase has translation MAFAKKGDKVLINYTASLEDGSVFDTTIKEAGCCEDDDCGCDDDCGCDDDGCGCHETGPLPITIGNEDFFPQIEEALVGMAPGEKKTIVIPAADAFGEYDEDEVFAISREQLTGDIVPEVGMELELTGEDDEPVEVVVVEVNESAIVVDANHPLAGEDITYEIELLEIA, from the coding sequence ATGGCATTTGCAAAAAAAGGCGACAAAGTTCTCATCAATTACACCGCAAGCCTGGAAGACGGTTCGGTCTTCGACACCACCATCAAGGAAGCTGGCTGCTGCGAAGACGACGACTGCGGCTGCGATGATGACTGCGGCTGCGACGACGACGGCTGCGGTTGCCACGAGACCGGTCCGCTCCCCATCACCATCGGCAACGAAGACTTCTTCCCGCAGATCGAGGAGGCCCTGGTCGGCATGGCTCCCGGCGAGAAGAAAACCATCGTGATCCCCGCCGCGGACGCTTTCGGCGAGTACGACGAGGACGAGGTCTTCGCCATCAGCCGCGAGCAGCTGACCGGCGACATCGTCCCGGAAGTAGGCATGGAACTGGAACTCACCGGTGAGGACGACGAACCGGTAGAGGTGGTCGTGGTCGAGGTGAACGAGAGCGCCATCGTGGTCGACGCTAACCACCCGCTGGCGGGCGAGGACATCACCTACGAAATCGAACTGCTCGAAATAGCCTAG
- a CDS encoding MerR family transcriptional regulator has translation MTEPRKKVTIEERNSRFRTLGVDDNLLGHWHTLFERENPSGHESFQEWLGLPEERTAQVCSKSAESKK, from the coding sequence ATGACGGAACCGAGGAAGAAAGTGACAATTGAAGAGCGCAACTCCAGGTTCAGAACCCTGGGCGTCGACGATAACCTGCTCGGGCACTGGCATACCCTGTTCGAAAGAGAGAATCCCTCCGGCCATGAAAGCTTCCAAGAGTGGCTGGGGCTGCCCGAGGAGCGGACCGCTCAGGTGTGCTCGAAATCCGCTGAATCGAAGAAATGA
- a CDS encoding YceH family protein has product MDVTLNGIELRVLGSLIEKELTTPEYYPLSLNALVNACNQKSNRDPVLNLDEAEVTGALDSLRFKQFALISGTGGRVAKYRHTLVEKFRFSPAELSVLCELMLRGPQTVGELRTRGERMHPFADLTEVESVLQDLMERTPPLVVRLPRQPGRKESRYCQLFAGEPDMSEAAAPEAPRNGGGDDRIAKLEQEVADLREEVAALRLAMDEFRKSFE; this is encoded by the coding sequence ATGGATGTGACACTGAACGGAATCGAACTGCGGGTGCTGGGATCCCTTATTGAGAAGGAGCTTACCACCCCGGAATACTACCCTCTTTCCCTGAACGCACTCGTGAACGCCTGCAACCAGAAGTCGAACCGTGACCCGGTGCTGAACCTCGACGAGGCCGAGGTGACCGGCGCCCTCGATTCGCTCCGTTTCAAGCAGTTCGCGCTCATCTCGGGCACCGGTGGGCGCGTCGCCAAATACCGCCACACCCTGGTGGAGAAGTTCCGCTTCTCCCCGGCCGAACTCTCCGTGCTGTGCGAGCTGATGCTGCGCGGCCCGCAGACCGTCGGGGAACTGAGGACCCGTGGCGAGCGGATGCATCCTTTCGCTGACCTGACCGAGGTGGAAAGCGTGCTGCAGGATCTCATGGAGCGGACTCCGCCCCTGGTGGTTCGCCTGCCGCGTCAGCCCGGCCGCAAGGAGTCGCGCTACTGTCAGCTCTTCGCAGGCGAGCCGGATATGAGCGAAGCGGCGGCGCCGGAAGCCCCGCGTAACGGCGGGGGCGACGACCGGATTGCCAAACTGGAACAGGAGGTGGCCGATCTGCGCGAGGAAGTGGCGGCCCTGCGCCTGGCCATGGATGAATTCAGGAAATCTTTCGAATAG
- a CDS encoding DUF2288 domain-containing protein, which translates to MTVSKEELATKVDITDWLSLRAHLERGGVILVDPLLELAEVGSTLAADDVKTVERWLSSALLTKPSLEQIRMWDAEQGKTFNCLIISPYVLIQEPAPAKG; encoded by the coding sequence ATGACTGTTTCCAAGGAAGAGCTCGCCACCAAGGTGGACATCACGGACTGGCTGTCGCTCAGGGCGCATCTGGAGCGGGGCGGCGTCATCCTCGTGGACCCGCTGCTGGAGCTTGCCGAGGTGGGAAGCACGCTGGCTGCCGACGATGTGAAGACGGTCGAGCGCTGGCTCTCCTCTGCGCTTCTCACCAAGCCGTCTCTCGAGCAGATCCGCATGTGGGACGCGGAGCAGGGGAAGACCTTCAACTGCCTGATCATTTCCCCGTATGTTTTGATCCAGGAACCGGCCCCGGCAAAGGGGTAG
- a CDS encoding DUF1847 domain-containing protein, which produces MENEQGASVTCSHCSAVWHKEGTTNCWSGDPAVAPPRPGNCPAGTHGEVIAEALELMKGEGEDAKMAFVAARVEGLCYQPIPGSDAVNARWTRVEDTIAFAKLMGYQKIGIATCIGLLEECERLVAILKAQGFTPYSVCCKAGSIDKNDLGLAEGDKVRPGTFEPACNPIAQAEICNGLGTDMNMIVGLCVGHDMLFNKYSKAPVTTLVVKDRVTGHNPAAVLYGQNFYYKRLQKGPMVVE; this is translated from the coding sequence ATGGAAAATGAGCAAGGAGCGAGTGTCACCTGTTCGCACTGCAGCGCGGTCTGGCACAAGGAAGGCACCACCAACTGCTGGAGCGGCGACCCGGCTGTAGCCCCGCCGCGCCCTGGGAACTGTCCCGCCGGAACGCACGGCGAGGTGATCGCTGAGGCGCTCGAGCTGATGAAAGGGGAGGGGGAAGACGCGAAGATGGCGTTCGTGGCGGCGCGCGTCGAGGGGCTTTGCTACCAGCCCATCCCTGGAAGCGACGCGGTGAACGCACGCTGGACCCGCGTCGAGGACACCATCGCCTTTGCAAAGTTGATGGGTTACCAAAAGATCGGCATCGCCACCTGCATCGGGCTTCTGGAAGAGTGCGAACGCCTGGTCGCCATCCTGAAGGCGCAGGGGTTCACACCGTACAGCGTCTGTTGCAAGGCGGGGAGCATCGACAAGAACGACCTGGGACTCGCCGAGGGCGACAAGGTGCGTCCGGGGACCTTCGAGCCGGCGTGCAACCCGATCGCCCAGGCCGAGATCTGCAACGGGCTTGGGACCGACATGAACATGATCGTAGGGCTCTGCGTGGGGCACGACATGCTCTTCAACAAGTACTCGAAGGCCCCGGTTACCACACTGGTCGTAAAAGACCGCGTCACCGGCCACAACCCCGCCGCCGTCCTGTACGGCCAGAATTTCTATTATAAGAGACTGCAGAAGGGGCCCATGGTGGTGGAGTAG
- a CDS encoding flagellin N-terminal helical domain-containing protein has protein sequence MSTSDISLTAGMRTNLLNLQQTSKLLNRTQERLSSGKQVNSALDNPTNYFAAQNATQRASDLADRKDGMAEAVQTVSAANAGITAITGLINAAKGIAQSALSTSDTTTRSTLSTQYDTIRAQIDNVSSDSGYRGLNLLSATNTLTVNFNEDASSSLDVKGFLANSTGLSLTTASGSWAANSNITTDTAKMDTAISTLRTNTQTLAANLNIITTRQTFTDSMIATLQTGADNLTLADMNQEGANMLMLQTRQSLGTTSLSMSSQAAQSVLKLF, from the coding sequence ATGTCAACCAGCGATATCTCTTTAACCGCAGGAATGAGGACCAACCTCCTCAACCTGCAGCAGACCAGCAAGCTCCTGAACAGAACGCAGGAGAGGCTCTCCTCGGGCAAACAGGTGAACAGCGCTCTGGACAACCCGACTAACTACTTCGCCGCGCAGAACGCGACCCAGCGCGCCAGCGACCTCGCCGACCGCAAGGACGGCATGGCCGAGGCGGTGCAGACCGTCTCGGCGGCGAACGCAGGCATCACCGCCATCACCGGCCTGATCAATGCGGCCAAAGGTATCGCGCAGTCCGCTCTTTCCACCAGCGATACCACGACCAGGTCCACGCTGTCGACCCAGTACGACACCATTCGGGCCCAGATCGACAACGTCTCCTCAGACTCCGGTTACCGCGGCCTGAACCTGCTGAGCGCCACCAACACCCTGACGGTCAACTTCAACGAGGACGCGAGCTCGAGCCTCGACGTCAAAGGCTTCCTCGCAAACTCAACCGGTCTGAGCCTCACCACCGCAAGCGGCTCGTGGGCTGCCAACTCCAACATCACCACCGACACGGCGAAGATGGACACGGCAATTTCGACCTTGAGGACCAACACCCAGACCCTGGCCGCGAACCTGAACATCATCACCACGCGCCAGACCTTTACCGACAGCATGATCGCAACGCTGCAGACCGGCGCCGACAACCTGACACTGGCCGATATGAACCAGGAAGGCGCCAACATGCTGATGCTGCAAACCCGTCAGAGCTTGGGTACCACTTCGCTTTCCATGTCTTCACAGGCGGCGCAGTCGGTCCTCAAACTCTTCTAA
- the thpR gene encoding RNA 2',3'-cyclic phosphodiesterase, translated as MARLFIAIELPGEIKKTLSSLCCDLPGMRWVPPDQIHLTLRFLGDVQPKDTLRLKEALPAITFAPFPLTVQGVGHFPPHGHPRVLWIGLEESSPLLELQQRIETAITGVGIVPEERRFSPHITIARIKENASAEVALFEAKHRQLNFPPFTVDEFVLFSSVLSPKGATHRKEGTFRNRS; from the coding sequence GTGGCCAGGCTTTTCATAGCGATCGAACTTCCCGGCGAGATAAAGAAGACTCTCTCATCCCTTTGCTGTGACCTACCCGGCATGCGCTGGGTACCGCCAGACCAGATACATCTCACCCTGCGCTTTCTGGGCGATGTGCAGCCCAAAGACACGCTCAGACTCAAAGAAGCCTTGCCCGCAATCACCTTCGCACCTTTCCCGCTCACCGTGCAGGGGGTCGGGCACTTTCCTCCCCACGGGCACCCGAGGGTGCTCTGGATCGGCCTTGAGGAATCGAGCCCCCTTCTTGAACTGCAGCAGCGCATCGAAACCGCCATAACCGGAGTCGGCATCGTTCCGGAAGAGCGCCGTTTTTCACCACACATAACGATCGCCCGCATAAAGGAAAACGCCTCTGCCGAGGTGGCCCTTTTCGAGGCAAAGCATCGCCAGCTCAACTTCCCGCCGTTCACCGTCGACGAATTCGTCCTCTTCTCAAGTGTCCTGAGCCCGAAAGGGGCTACCCACCGCAAGGAAGGGACCTTCCGCAACAGATCCTGA
- the serS gene encoding serine--tRNA ligase, whose amino-acid sequence MLDARYLRENLDTVEARLKTRGEGISLARFKELDERRRELLLKGETLKALRNKVTEEIARLQDKSQAGDKKAQMREVSQQIKGIDEELKGVEEELQSFLLTVPNIPNETTPVGKSEEENVVVRLEGEIPSYSFEPKPHWEVGENLDILDFERGAKLTGARFTLYKGAGARLERALINFMLDLHTGEHNYIEMLPPFMVNRDSMTGTGQLPKFEEDLFHLEGVDFFLIPTAEVPVTNIHRGEILKGSDLPISYCAYTPCFRKEAGSYGKDTRGLIRQHQFNKVELVKFTSPEESYQELQKLLGHAEEVLRRLQIPYRVVELCTGDIGFSAAKTFDIEVWLPGQNCYREISSCSCFEDFQARRAGIRFRPDEKAKPEFVHTLNGSGLAVGRTVVAVLENYQQADGSVLIPEVLRPYMGGAERIS is encoded by the coding sequence ATGCTTGACGCTAGATACTTACGTGAAAATCTGGATACTGTCGAAGCACGGCTCAAGACAAGAGGCGAGGGGATCAGTCTTGCCCGCTTCAAAGAGCTGGACGAGCGTCGTCGCGAACTCCTGCTGAAGGGCGAAACGCTCAAGGCCCTGCGCAACAAGGTCACCGAAGAGATCGCCCGCCTCCAGGACAAGAGCCAGGCCGGCGATAAAAAAGCGCAGATGCGCGAGGTCTCCCAGCAGATCAAGGGGATCGACGAAGAACTGAAGGGCGTGGAAGAGGAACTGCAATCCTTCCTCCTGACCGTCCCGAACATACCGAATGAGACGACCCCGGTGGGTAAGTCCGAAGAAGAGAACGTGGTGGTCCGCCTTGAAGGTGAGATCCCGAGCTATTCTTTCGAGCCGAAACCGCACTGGGAAGTGGGTGAGAACCTCGACATACTGGATTTCGAACGCGGTGCCAAGCTTACAGGCGCGCGTTTCACCCTTTATAAAGGGGCCGGTGCAAGACTCGAAAGAGCGCTCATCAACTTCATGCTGGACCTGCATACCGGCGAGCACAATTATATTGAAATGCTCCCGCCCTTTATGGTAAACAGGGACAGCATGACCGGTACGGGCCAACTGCCCAAGTTTGAGGAAGATCTCTTCCATCTGGAAGGGGTCGATTTTTTTCTCATCCCCACGGCTGAAGTCCCGGTAACCAACATCCATCGCGGCGAGATCCTCAAAGGATCCGACCTGCCGATTTCATACTGTGCCTACACCCCCTGCTTCCGCAAGGAGGCCGGTTCGTACGGCAAAGACACCCGCGGCCTGATCAGGCAGCACCAGTTCAACAAGGTCGAACTGGTCAAGTTCACCTCCCCCGAGGAATCCTACCAGGAGTTGCAGAAGCTGCTCGGCCACGCCGAGGAGGTGCTGCGCAGGTTGCAGATACCTTACCGGGTCGTGGAACTGTGCACGGGTGACATCGGTTTCTCCGCCGCCAAGACCTTCGACATCGAGGTTTGGCTGCCGGGGCAAAACTGCTACCGTGAGATCTCCTCCTGTAGCTGTTTCGAAGATTTTCAGGCGCGTCGGGCCGGAATCCGCTTCCGCCCGGACGAGAAGGCGAAGCCGGAATTTGTCCACACGCTGAACGGCTCGGGCCTCGCAGTCGGCAGGACCGTGGTGGCGGTGCTGGAGAACTACCAGCAGGCCGACGGTTCAGTGCTGATCCCCGAAGTGCTCAGGCCCTACATGGGCGGAGCGGAGCGTATCAGCTAG
- a CDS encoding DUF2155 domain-containing protein, whose protein sequence is MKVLLKLLVLSLVALSFATGCNDKGKQKPEANSPRPARAPSVVVVPDQVKGKWKAVQIRVADKNAHLKKVYTLNIGSDFKLPGSDLTLKVETFLPHFVMEGTTLTSQSNDLVNPAAQLVIRENGKEIYKGWLFSLYPTAHAYQHPQYGFTLVDYMPAS, encoded by the coding sequence GTGAAGGTGTTGCTGAAACTGCTGGTTTTATCCCTGGTAGCATTATCTTTCGCGACAGGATGCAACGATAAGGGAAAGCAGAAACCGGAAGCAAACAGCCCACGCCCGGCAAGGGCTCCATCGGTTGTAGTGGTTCCGGATCAGGTGAAAGGCAAATGGAAGGCGGTCCAGATCCGGGTTGCCGACAAGAACGCCCACCTGAAGAAGGTTTACACCCTGAACATAGGTTCCGACTTCAAGCTCCCCGGATCGGATCTGACACTCAAGGTGGAAACGTTCCTGCCGCACTTCGTGATGGAAGGTACCACCCTCACCTCCCAGTCGAACGACCTGGTGAACCCGGCGGCACAGCTGGTGATCAGGGAGAACGGGAAGGAGATCTACAAGGGGTGGTTGTTTTCTCTGTACCCCACCGCGCATGCCTATCAGCATCCGCAATACGGTTTCACCCTGGTCGACTACATGCCGGCCAGTTGA